One part of the Lotus japonicus ecotype B-129 chromosome 2, LjGifu_v1.2 genome encodes these proteins:
- the LOC130736921 gene encoding uncharacterized protein LOC130736921, which produces MWWLKVMDGKHNHEPAKSLVGHPYVGRLTEEEKGLVGTMTSTWTPPRQILAALKENNPSNLTTITQVYSCNKRFKKEERGPLTEMQHLMKKLVEAKYVHFERQQADSSEIRDLFWAHPDAVRLFNTFPHVVIMDCTYKTNRYQIPLLEMVGLTSTGLTFSIAFCYIVREHTIDYVWALECMKFLIADDAGLPQVIVTDRDLALLSAVKQCLPIWNNLMRNGRWKEMCVMCKDFPDFISYISTTWLKHKEKFVSAWTNSVLHFGTTTSNRAESAHSTLKRMLKDGRGDLCASWDAVDRLTTVRHNEIKASFERSINLVEHRFKSPMYTNIRGFVSRKAMQLMEDEQNRVMRDGCGCAFQVTHGLPCACALHSYDRIPYEAIHTFWKILGWDHVPIGSQASNQGDLKSEIDGLTAYFNTLDVAGQSMLRRKVKELYCPSSSSLCPPQVKIKPKRSSKAMESKPLSQQKPSLQRDPCYWEHVNNSLKPTPNKVSCPRNKKSKKSKQSSTSIYLDDLPSFFHQYIEKVIYVIADGNCGYRSVAALFRPDIGQDGWPLIGEELLVELSENTAYYSNIFGYERVQSLQNRLILPIGTIATEDKWMSLPEMGYLIATRLQVVFISISLKGCYTYLPLRGGAPPEVHPVIEVGHVTNHFVQLKLKPGHPMPTIAPQWPFLAKEPTDQWIFPYAARLATFTAELNAWIDPTGGPQENVFIDLGED; this is translated from the exons ATGTGGTGGCTGAAAGTGATGGATGGtaaacacaaccatgaaccagctaaatCACTAGTTGGCCACCCCTACGTTGGTCGACTAACAGAGGAAGAGAAGGGGCTTGTGGGCACCATGACTAGTACTTGGACTCCACCGAGACAAATACTAGCGgcattgaaggaaaacaatccaaGTAACTTGACTACAATCACTCAAGTTTACAGTTGCAACAAAAGGTTTAAAAAAGAGGAGAGGGGaccattgacagaaatgcaacatttgatgaagaagttgGTAGAAGCCAAGTATGTTCACTTTGAAAGGCAACAAGCTGATTCAAGTGAGATTAGGGATCTCTTTTGGGCTCATCCTGATGCGGTCAGactcttcaacacattccctcaTGTGGTCATCATGGATTGCACGTACAAGACAAACAGATATCAGATCCCCTTGCTTGAAATGGTTGGTCTCACTTCTACGGGGTTGACTTTCTCCATAGCATTTTGCTACATAGTTAGGGAGCACACAATTGACTATGTTTGGGCCTTGGAGTGCATGAAGTTTCTTATTGCCGATGATGCCGGATTACCTCAAGTGATTGTGACTGACAGAGATTTGGCTTTACTGAGTGCTGTTAAGCAATGTCTCCCAATT tggaacaatttgatgaGGAATGGAAGATGGAAGGAAATGTGTGTCATGTGTAAGGACTTCCCAGATTTCATATCCTAcatttctactacatggttaaAGCACAAGGAGAAATTTGTGAGTGCGTGGACCAATTCTGTGTTGCATTTTGGAACTACAACGAGTAACAG GGCTGAAAGTGCACACTCAACCTTGAAGAGGATGCTGAAAGACGGCAGAGGTGACTTGTGCGCCTCGTGGGATGCAGTGGATAGGTTGACCACTGTACGACACAATGAAATCAAGGCATCATTTGAGCGCAGTATCAACCTTGTAGAACATCGTTTCAAGTCGCCCATGTATACAAATATCAGGGGATTTGTGTCCAGAAAGGCCATGCAACTCATGGAAGATGAACAGAACAGAGTGATGCGTGATGGTTGTGGATGCGCATTCCAAGTTACCCATGGGCTTCCTTGTGCGTGTGCACTTCATAGTTATGATAGAATTCCGTATGAGGCAATCCATACTTTCTGGAAGATACTTGGTTGGGACCATGTACCCATTGGGAGTCAAGCCTCAAACCAAGGAGACCTCAAGTCAGAGATTGATGGCTTGACCGCTTATTTCAACACTTTGGATGTTGCGGGCCAAAGTATGCTACGGAGGAAGGTAAAGGAGCTCTATTGTCCTTCTAGTAGTTCACTGTGTCCTCCTCAAGTGAAGATAAAGCCCAAGCGCTCGTCCAAGGCTATGGAGAGTAAACCACTTAGTCAACAAAAACCATCCTTACAGCGTGATCCTTGTTATTGGGAACATGTTAACAATAGCCTCAAGCCAACACCTAACAAAGTCTCTTGTCCTCGAAACAAGAAGTCTAAGAAGAGCAAGCAGTCCTCCACCAGCATATACTTGGATGATTTGCCATCTTTCTTCCATCAATATATAGAAAAAGTCATATATGTTATTGCAGATGGTAATTGTGGTTATAGATCAGTTGCTGCATTGTTCAGACCCGACATAGGTCAAGACGGTTGGCCTTTGATTGGGGAAGAGTTGCTTGTAGAACTCTCAGAGAATACCGCTTACTATAGCAACATATTTGGTTATGAGAGGGTTCAGTCtctacaaaatcgtctcatcctTCCGATTGGTACAATTGCAACTGAAGACAAGTGGATGTCTCTACCGGAGATGGGGTACCTCATTGCTACGAGGTTGCAAGTTGTCTTCatctccatttcactaaaaGGTTGTTACACTTATCTGCCATTGAGAGGAGGCGCCCCACCGGAAGTACATCCCGTTATAGAAGTTGGTCACGTCACCAACCACTTTGTTCAG CTCAAGCTTAAGCCGGGACATCCTATGCCAACAATAGCTCCCCAATGGCCGTTTTTGGCCAAAGAACCCACCGACCAATGGATCTTCCCGTATGCGGCGCGTTTGGCTACATTTACGGCAGAATTGAATGCTTGGATTGATCCTACGGGTGGTCCTCAAGAGAATGTCTTTATAGACCTTGGAGAAGATTGA
- the LOC130736923 gene encoding protein MAIN-LIKE 1-like, which yields MSAVRQRVKGTGLYPLFSCTYPEIDTPLLSALVERWHEDTSSFHMPFGEMTITLDDVSSILHLPMGDRFYTPGQASREQAAETCVLLLGGVATDYIMEFKAVKTIGLRFGFLQTLYTRALAEHRHDHAARMWLLHLLDSTLFANKSGGHYTSVHWIGMLQHLDRVSEYAWGAIALATLYDALGHASRRKTKQMSGCSSLLVAWVFEHFPPTIIQRIEVPEYTEDQPRACRWMESRAGHAGLMERRVLFDEMTAEDVIWTPYEEHMSHRELDVRALYSGYIRTPIRAAVRPHLPERVMRQFGYVQPIPRHPSVVMGMSSAAEVVDAAYQDYEPHLIPEGVPSIVDGAAVDDYLDWYTGVSHRFIIPDESRADLSAVASLRRAVDLLEQGLEVDDGPPRDTRSRTLLEKCLTVIRDLSRTQGVTFVGVRGGRGRGRGGRGGGGGDRGGGRGGGRGRRGRVGQGAGGSDIIIMCTFIALLVYTRFIIGMYFYRIISLDFTLSRFT from the exons ATGAGCGCTGTTCGTCAGCGTGTGAAGGGGACCGGACTCTATCCGCTCTTCAGTTGCACCTATCCGGAGATAGACACACCCCTTCTATCTGCCCTCGTCGAGAGATGGCATGAGGATACCAGCAGCTTCCACATGCCATTCGGGGAGATGACCATCACCCTGGATGACGTGTCATCTATACTTCATTTGCCGATGGGTGATAGGTTTTATACTCCCGGACAGGCCAGCAGAGAACAGGCAGCGGAGACCTGTGTTCTGCTCTTAGGAGGGGTAGCCACGGACTACATCATGGAGTTTAAGGCGGTGAAGACCATTGGCTTGCGGTTCGGGTTCTTGCAGACTCTTTACACTAGGGCTCTTGCTG AGCATCGGCATGACCATGCAGCACGGATGTGGCTACTTCACCTCCTCGACTCGACCTTGTTTGCGAACAAGAGTGGAGGACACTATACTTCTGTCCATTGGATCGGCATGCTGCAGCACCTTGATCGGGTGTCAGAGTATGCGTGGGGCGCCATTGCACTAGCTACACTGTATGATGCACTTGGTCATGCCTCACGGAGGAAGACCAAGCAGATGAGCGGTTGTTCTTCCCTCCTGGTAGCTTGGGTGTTTGAGCACTTCCCACCCACCATTATTCAGCGGATTGAGGTCCCCGAGTACACGGAGGACCAGCCTAGAGCGTGCAGGTGGATGGAGTCACGGGCCGGGCATGCAGGACTGATGGAGAGGCGAGTTCTCTTCGATGAGATGACGGCAGAGGACGTCATATGGACACCGTATGAGGAGCACATGAGTCACAGAGAGCTGGACGTCCGAGCTTTATACTCAGGCTACATCCGGACTCCCATCCGGGCGGCCGTGCGACCTCATCTTCCTGAGCGTGTGATGCGACAGTTTGGGTACGTGCAGCCTATCCCGCGACACCCATCTGTTGTGATGGGCATGAGTTCTGCTGCGGAGGTCGTTGATGCAGCATACCAGGATTATGAGCCACACTTGATTCCAGAGGGGGTCCCTAGTATAGTGGATGGAGCGGCAGTAGATGATTACCTGGACTGGTACACCGGTGTATCTCACCGGTTCATCATCCCGGATGAGAGTAGGGCCGATCTCAGTGCTGTG gCTTCTTTGCGTCGGGCCGTTGATTTGCTAGAGCAGGGACTTGAGGTCGACGACGGTCCCCCTAGAGATACACGCTCCCGCACTTTATTAGAGAAGTGCCTCACTGTCATTAGAGACTTGAGCAGGACCCAGGGCGTCACTTTCGTTGGTGTACGAGGAGGCAGAGGTCGAGGCAGAGGAGGACgcggaggtggaggtggagatAGAGGAGGTGGCAGAGGCGGAGGCAGAGGTCGTAGGGGTAGGGTGGGGCAGGGGGCAGGGGGCAGTGACATTATTATTATGTGTACTTTTATCGCACTATTAGTTTATACACGCTTTATTATCGGTATGTACTTTTATCGCATTATTAGTTTGGATTTCACATTATCACGCTTTACTTGA
- the LOC130736922 gene encoding uncharacterized protein LOC130736922, giving the protein MIQRSSTTDGHLIPTQQFVRRVVEDGHDTDPDFHSNAWLSALQLGGSATPLGSITHHLERVDLIVAVIKSCTPNGFGDVSVTLKDPTGTVGASVHHKVFTESEFAKDINVGSVMLI; this is encoded by the exons ATGATTCAACGCAGCTCCACCACCGACGGACACCTCATTCCAACCCAACAATTTGTTAGGCGCGTCGTCGAAGACGGTCACGACACTGATCCCGATTTTCACTCCAATGCTTGGCTTTCAGCCCTGCAATTAGGCGGATCTGCAACTCCTCTGGGTTCCATCACTCACCATCTAGAAAGGGTCGATCTCATCGTCGCAGTTATCAAATCATGCACGCCAAACGGATTCGGCGATGTGTCAGTTACCCTGAAG GATCCTACGGGCACTGTCGGTGCTAGTGTCCATCACAAGGTTTTCACTGAAAGCGAATTCGCGAAGGACATAAATGTTGGATCTGTTATGCTTATCTAG